GATATTTGTTATCGGAAGCATCTCGCCTCTCAGATTATAAACATCCTTTCCATCAACGGCCTGGATATCGCCCCTCGTAATAATAAGCGTCTCTGATATGGAAGTAAGCGGTATCGCAAACTTCATGGTTCCGACTCTTACGATAAGCGCTTTTATGATGGCCAGGGTAATCGGAATCGTCAGGGTAACCTCAGTGCCCCTGCCTTTCTCTGTATCAATTTCAGCAAAGCCGCCTATTGCCGCAAGTTTCTCTTTTACAACATCCATGCCCACACCGCGGCCCGACACCTCGCTGACCACCTCTTTTGTGCTGAACCCGGGCGTGAATATGAAATTTACAAGTTCCTTCTCATCCATCTCTGCGTTTTTATCCAGAAGCCCTTTCTCAATTGCCTTCTCCTTTACCCTCTGAATGTTAATGCCTCCGCCGTCGTCTTTTACCTCAATGATAACGTGGTTGCCGCGCTGGGACGCCTTCAGAATAATGGTTCCTGATTCCTTCTTCCCGTTTTTTTTCCTTTCTTCCGCAGACTCTATGCCATGGTCAATCGCATTTCTCACAAGATGCATTAAAGGGTCAATTACTTCCTCTGCGATATATTTGTCAATCTCAGTGTCCTCGCCGTACATAGCAAGCTCTATGCGCTTTTCTGTCTCCCTTGAGTATTTCCTTATAACCTGCGCAAGCCTTGAAAATATCTGTCCTATGGGAACCATCCGTATCTCAAGAACCTGGTTTTGAAGTTCAGCCAGTTTCCTTTCCAGCGTCTGGGCGATTTTATTCACATCAGCAACCAGCGGAGAATGCCTGTAACTCTCTGCGAGTTCTTCGCTTATTCTTTTTACAGCGCCTTTCACAAGCGTCAGCTCGCCTATGGTATTAAGGATCCTGTCCAGTTTCTCTATGTCCACTCTAACAGTCGTAGTTGTGCTTTTAAGCGTAGTCTCCTGAGACTTCTGCTGGGGCGCCGCAACCTCTGCAATTTTCTGGCTGACCAGTGTGTCAACCTCACACCTTATCGTATCCTTAAGTTTTTCTGCAGGCTCAAGGCTCCCGAACATGAGATTGAAGCCAATGGAATCCGGCGGAACATTTGAAGAGGTAGGCAGCGTTGATATCAGTTCGCCTTTTGACTTTATTGTCTTTGTAAGTTCTTCCAGCGCTTCATCAAAATCCGACAGCGAGAAAACCGCCTTTGCAAGATAAATCCACTTACCTTCCTGTATATTTGTCTTTAATCTGTGCTCTTCGTATTCTGTCAGGACCATGAGCATGGACTCATCAATAAGGCCCTTAAGCTCAAGCCCCGTTGTCTTCCCCGCAAGAGAATTTCTGAACACCTCTATATTCTTAAGATGTCCGCTTACATCCTGTTCTTTGTCTTTATCCTTAGTGAGTTCTTCAACAAGCAGTCTCAGTATGTCAATATTATTAAACAGAAATCTTACAACTTCATCCGAAATATCAACCTTGCCGAGCCGTATCCCGTCAAGCAGGGACTCAAGCGCATGGCTGAGGTCTGAGATGCCCTGATGCCCGAAAAGCCCTGAAAGCCCCTTGAGTGTGTGTATAGAGCGGAACAGCGCATTAACGCTGTCGGGATTCGGTCCTGTTTGAAAGGTATCCTGTATCTCAAGAATCAGTCTGCCCGACTCTTCAAGGAGGTCTGATGCTTCAGCTATAAACTCTTCTTTGGCTGAACTCATAAGTTCAATACTTTCCTTACGATGTCCTGCAG
This DNA window, taken from Nitrospirota bacterium, encodes the following:
- a CDS encoding chemotaxis protein CheA, which gives rise to MSSAKEEFIAEASDLLEESGRLILEIQDTFQTGPNPDSVNALFRSIHTLKGLSGLFGHQGISDLSHALESLLDGIRLGKVDISDEVVRFLFNNIDILRLLVEELTKDKDKEQDVSGHLKNIEVFRNSLAGKTTGLELKGLIDESMLMVLTEYEEHRLKTNIQEGKWIYLAKAVFSLSDFDEALEELTKTIKSKGELISTLPTSSNVPPDSIGFNLMFGSLEPAEKLKDTIRCEVDTLVSQKIAEVAAPQQKSQETTLKSTTTTVRVDIEKLDRILNTIGELTLVKGAVKRISEELAESYRHSPLVADVNKIAQTLERKLAELQNQVLEIRMVPIGQIFSRLAQVIRKYSRETEKRIELAMYGEDTEIDKYIAEEVIDPLMHLVRNAIDHGIESAEERKKNGKKESGTIILKASQRGNHVIIEVKDDGGGINIQRVKEKAIEKGLLDKNAEMDEKELVNFIFTPGFSTKEVVSEVSGRGVGMDVVKEKLAAIGGFAEIDTEKGRGTEVTLTIPITLAIIKALIVRVGTMKFAIPLTSISETLIITRGDIQAVDGKDVYNLRGEMLPITNIGRVFALTDEEPERFFAVVAGTGNRRHGLMVDELFGQHEIVIKSLGEYFTGLRGFAGAAEIGKHEVILVIDVDGLIDDSVVKQKVKGGLYDL